A stretch of the Lolium perenne isolate Kyuss_39 chromosome 3, Kyuss_2.0, whole genome shotgun sequence genome encodes the following:
- the LOC127345864 gene encoding uncharacterized protein isoform X3, translated as MHGASRRRRHALAYGVGLTTATFTCRYLATLTTIKKNRRLTRSREKKLKITPRKYRINREKKGSAQLLKGRMENPGGLSPPLHPATPATMDSADWSSLPADLINCIADCFLATSDLDYYMDFRAVCKSWRSATDDPKITSDHRFRPCHWVIIDKVYETKTYLLVNTATGRFLRKELPLLRGYYIAVPTRDGLLILVDNKSYNTVSVLNPFTGYMVRFIAPMPDEFVKSATLVSGSSPTLLLLCNKVVDAPDGSLRDAPRTVYIADPSGESLAMYEDRDACPLIRLSVRGICTNGELGSGSPFPLAVAKGYDNRCYLLESAGEILIIIKLKDGMEIYKMDTDRYILERVENIGNRAIFLGGYCRCMSVNADKFPSVDANCIYYTKGLDFNHGIHIYSLRSRREAKISKVIGDGSRPYTIIQLLSSSINDN; from the exons ATGCACGGGGCTTCgcggcgccgccgccacgccctcgcctacgGCGTCGGCCTCACCACCGCCACGTTCACCTGCCGATACCTCGCCACCTTGACCACT ATCAAGAAGAACCGGCGGTTGACTCGTTCCAGAGAGAAGAAACTCAAAATCACACCGAGGAAATACAGG ATTAACCGTGAGAAAAAGGGCAGTGCTCAGCTGCTAAAAGGAAGAATGGAAAATCCAGGTGGCCTCAGTCCTCCACTCCATCCTGCCACCCCTGCCACCATGGATTCTGCAGACTGGTCTTCCCTCCCGGCCGACCTCATCAACTGCATAGCTGACTGCTTCCTGGCCACCAGTGATCTCGATTACTATATGGACTTCCGTGCTGTCTGCAAAAGCTGGCGCTCCGCCACCGATGACCCCAAGATAACCTCAGACCATCGATTCCGCCCCTGCCACTGGGTCATCATCGACAAGGTTTACGAGACCAAGACATACCTCTTGGTGAACACCGCCACTGGCCGCTTCCTCCGCAAAGAACTCCCACTGCTCCGCGGCTATTACATTGCCGTTCCCACCCGGGATGGTCTCCTCATTCTGGTTGACAACAAGTCCTATAACACTGTGAGTGTCCTCAATCCTTTCACAGGATACATGGTTCGGTTCATTGCGCCTATGCCTGACGAGTTTGTGAAGTCTGCTACTCTGGTCTCCGGTTCTTCGCCTACGCTTCTCTTGCTATGCAACAAAGTGGTGGATGCTCCTGATGGCTCGTTGCGTGATGCACCCCGTACAGTGTACATTGCTGATCCTAGCGGCGAAAGTCTTGCCATGTACGAGGACAGGGATGCTTGCCCTTTGATCAGGCTGTCTGTCAGAGGTATCTGCACTAATGGTGAGTTAGGATCGGGGTCACCGTTTCCACTTGCTGTGGCAAAAG GATATGACAACCGTTGTTATCTGCTGGAATCTGCTGGAGAAATATTGATCATCATCAAGCTAAAAGATGGCATGGAGATTTACAAGATGGACACTGACAGATATATACTCGAGCGTGTGGAGAACATTGGCAACCGTGCCATCTTCTTAGGTGGGTACTGTAGGTGCATGTCTGTTAATGCTGATAAGTTCCCATCAGTCGACGCCAACTGCATCTATTACACAAAAGGCCTAGATTTCAACCATGGCATCCACATTTACAGTCTACGGTCCAGGAGAGAAGCAAAAATCTCTAAAGTCATAGGTGATGGTTCTCGTCCCTACACGATTATTCAACTCCTCTCTAGTAGCATAAATGATAACTAG
- the LOC127345864 gene encoding uncharacterized protein isoform X2, whose translation MHGASRRRRHALAYGVGLTTATFTCRYLATLTTIKKNRRLTRSREKKLKITPRKYRINREKKGSAQLLKGRMENPGGLSPPLHPATPATMDSADWSSLPADLINCIADCFLATSDLDYYMDFRAVCKSWRSATDDPKITSDHRFRPCHWVIIDKVYETKTYLLVNTATGRFLRKELPLLRGYYIAVPTRDGLLILVDNKSYNTSATLVSGSSPTLLLLCNKVVDAPDGSLRDAPRTVYIADPSGESLAMYEDRDACPLIRLSVRGICTNGELGSGSPFPLAVAKGMFDLMKYFNADPTEMSDDEDSVISEDEAIRNFFIGYDNRCYLLESAGEILIIIKLKDGMEIYKMDTDRYILERVENIGNRAIFLGGYCRCMSVNADKFPSVDANCIYYTKGLDFNHGIHIYSLRSRREAKISKVIGDGSRPYTIIQLLSSSINDN comes from the exons ATGCACGGGGCTTCgcggcgccgccgccacgccctcgcctacgGCGTCGGCCTCACCACCGCCACGTTCACCTGCCGATACCTCGCCACCTTGACCACT ATCAAGAAGAACCGGCGGTTGACTCGTTCCAGAGAGAAGAAACTCAAAATCACACCGAGGAAATACAGG ATTAACCGTGAGAAAAAGGGCAGTGCTCAGCTGCTAAAAGGAAGAATGGAAAATCCAGGTGGCCTCAGTCCTCCACTCCATCCTGCCACCCCTGCCACCATGGATTCTGCAGACTGGTCTTCCCTCCCGGCCGACCTCATCAACTGCATAGCTGACTGCTTCCTGGCCACCAGTGATCTCGATTACTATATGGACTTCCGTGCTGTCTGCAAAAGCTGGCGCTCCGCCACCGATGACCCCAAGATAACCTCAGACCATCGATTCCGCCCCTGCCACTGGGTCATCATCGACAAGGTTTACGAGACCAAGACATACCTCTTGGTGAACACCGCCACTGGCCGCTTCCTCCGCAAAGAACTCCCACTGCTCCGCGGCTATTACATTGCCGTTCCCACCCGGGATGGTCTCCTCATTCTGGTTGACAACAAGTCCTATAACACT TCTGCTACTCTGGTCTCCGGTTCTTCGCCTACGCTTCTCTTGCTATGCAACAAAGTGGTGGATGCTCCTGATGGCTCGTTGCGTGATGCACCCCGTACAGTGTACATTGCTGATCCTAGCGGCGAAAGTCTTGCCATGTACGAGGACAGGGATGCTTGCCCTTTGATCAGGCTGTCTGTCAGAGGTATCTGCACTAATGGTGAGTTAGGATCGGGGTCACCGTTTCCACTTGCTGTGGCAAAAGGTATGTTTGATCTGATGAAGTATTTCAATGCCGATCCAACTGAGATGTCTGATGATGAAGATTCCGTGATATCTGAAGACGAAGCTATACGGAATTTCTTTATAGGATATGACAACCGTTGTTATCTGCTGGAATCTGCTGGAGAAATATTGATCATCATCAAGCTAAAAGATGGCATGGAGATTTACAAGATGGACACTGACAGATATATACTCGAGCGTGTGGAGAACATTGGCAACCGTGCCATCTTCTTAGGTGGGTACTGTAGGTGCATGTCTGTTAATGCTGATAAGTTCCCATCAGTCGACGCCAACTGCATCTATTACACAAAAGGCCTAGATTTCAACCATGGCATCCACATTTACAGTCTACGGTCCAGGAGAGAAGCAAAAATCTCTAAAGTCATAGGTGATGGTTCTCGTCCCTACACGATTATTCAACTCCTCTCTAGTAGCATAAATGATAACTAG
- the LOC127345864 gene encoding uncharacterized protein isoform X1 has translation MHGASRRRRHALAYGVGLTTATFTCRYLATLTTIKKNRRLTRSREKKLKITPRKYRINREKKGSAQLLKGRMENPGGLSPPLHPATPATMDSADWSSLPADLINCIADCFLATSDLDYYMDFRAVCKSWRSATDDPKITSDHRFRPCHWVIIDKVYETKTYLLVNTATGRFLRKELPLLRGYYIAVPTRDGLLILVDNKSYNTVSVLNPFTGYMVRFIAPMPDEFVKSATLVSGSSPTLLLLCNKVVDAPDGSLRDAPRTVYIADPSGESLAMYEDRDACPLIRLSVRGICTNGELGSGSPFPLAVAKGMFDLMKYFNADPTEMSDDEDSVISEDEAIRNFFIGYDNRCYLLESAGEILIIIKLKDGMEIYKMDTDRYILERVENIGNRAIFLGGYCRCMSVNADKFPSVDANCIYYTKGLDFNHGIHIYSLRSRREAKISKVIGDGSRPYTIIQLLSSSINDN, from the exons ATGCACGGGGCTTCgcggcgccgccgccacgccctcgcctacgGCGTCGGCCTCACCACCGCCACGTTCACCTGCCGATACCTCGCCACCTTGACCACT ATCAAGAAGAACCGGCGGTTGACTCGTTCCAGAGAGAAGAAACTCAAAATCACACCGAGGAAATACAGG ATTAACCGTGAGAAAAAGGGCAGTGCTCAGCTGCTAAAAGGAAGAATGGAAAATCCAGGTGGCCTCAGTCCTCCACTCCATCCTGCCACCCCTGCCACCATGGATTCTGCAGACTGGTCTTCCCTCCCGGCCGACCTCATCAACTGCATAGCTGACTGCTTCCTGGCCACCAGTGATCTCGATTACTATATGGACTTCCGTGCTGTCTGCAAAAGCTGGCGCTCCGCCACCGATGACCCCAAGATAACCTCAGACCATCGATTCCGCCCCTGCCACTGGGTCATCATCGACAAGGTTTACGAGACCAAGACATACCTCTTGGTGAACACCGCCACTGGCCGCTTCCTCCGCAAAGAACTCCCACTGCTCCGCGGCTATTACATTGCCGTTCCCACCCGGGATGGTCTCCTCATTCTGGTTGACAACAAGTCCTATAACACTGTGAGTGTCCTCAATCCTTTCACAGGATACATGGTTCGGTTCATTGCGCCTATGCCTGACGAGTTTGTGAAGTCTGCTACTCTGGTCTCCGGTTCTTCGCCTACGCTTCTCTTGCTATGCAACAAAGTGGTGGATGCTCCTGATGGCTCGTTGCGTGATGCACCCCGTACAGTGTACATTGCTGATCCTAGCGGCGAAAGTCTTGCCATGTACGAGGACAGGGATGCTTGCCCTTTGATCAGGCTGTCTGTCAGAGGTATCTGCACTAATGGTGAGTTAGGATCGGGGTCACCGTTTCCACTTGCTGTGGCAAAAGGTATGTTTGATCTGATGAAGTATTTCAATGCCGATCCAACTGAGATGTCTGATGATGAAGATTCCGTGATATCTGAAGACGAAGCTATACGGAATTTCTTTATAGGATATGACAACCGTTGTTATCTGCTGGAATCTGCTGGAGAAATATTGATCATCATCAAGCTAAAAGATGGCATGGAGATTTACAAGATGGACACTGACAGATATATACTCGAGCGTGTGGAGAACATTGGCAACCGTGCCATCTTCTTAGGTGGGTACTGTAGGTGCATGTCTGTTAATGCTGATAAGTTCCCATCAGTCGACGCCAACTGCATCTATTACACAAAAGGCCTAGATTTCAACCATGGCATCCACATTTACAGTCTACGGTCCAGGAGAGAAGCAAAAATCTCTAAAGTCATAGGTGATGGTTCTCGTCCCTACACGATTATTCAACTCCTCTCTAGTAGCATAAATGATAACTAG